In the genome of Carya illinoinensis cultivar Pawnee chromosome 13, C.illinoinensisPawnee_v1, whole genome shotgun sequence, the window TGGTGCTTCCATGATCAAGATGAGTAATATGAAACCTCTCACTGGAAATGAAGGAGAGATTAGAATGAATTGCAGGAAAGTCAATCCAGCTTAATTTTCCTTCCCCGGAGAAAAGAAGCGAAAGTTTGTTTACATCCaagcaaaaaaaatattctactaTTTTTATCTTGTAACGTATTGgaattgttaaaataaattaatgtctACATATTGTgtctattttaataattttcgtGCATGTTTATATAGTTGGCATGGGTTAATGTCGGATAAGTGTAATTTTGTTATTGAGTCATTTTAAGTGCTGATTAATGTAAAACATTACCCACAAAATTTCCATTCCGAGTCTATGTTTTGGAGGTTTTTCCCTCTTCTTTAAATAAGAGTACATTTTTCACAAGTTAgacaaattttttcttaaactaaaatatctctatctcatttcatatgcataatagaattatatttatatatagcttGATTTCTAGGAATTTCTACTTAGAAATTAATACCATTCAAATAaggctttttcttttctttcctttgtgTTTTTGACATGAGTAATTCTGTTTAAGAATAAGCCGGGATGGGcattgctactcatcatcctcacacaccataaatcatactttttttaaaatttaaaaattttttaggtttattcttcttaaactaattgaatttttcaactcattattcatataccaaacatttgataaaataaaaaaataaaataaaatatgatgtgTGGTATGTGAACTTatgttcataatttttctttcgtAAAAGTAATGGGGACAAGGAGATCGAAAGCCTTTGCCACCTATCAAATTCTAAGTAGTATAGAAGATAACAGGACCCCTTAAATATTGAACAGGAGAAAataagttatatataattatctcaTTCAACCACCTCATTCACAATTAAGGGAATTAATCCATTGTTTATTTGATAAATGGCTAAAAATTTATTGTAATGTACGTGAAATATTAAGATATATAATAGAATGGAAAAGTCAcccttataattagttttacgAAGAAAAAGATTATTTATGACAAGAATAAGCATTTATGAAGAAAATAGacttattttaatagaaaataattattttcataataaataaCTGTATACAAATAAGCGTTTTACTTATAATAATCTTTTGAAAAGATTTAATTAGCACTTAATTTTCAAAGCTAGCCTTTTGAAACCTACCTTTTATAAACCGTAAATTAGATTATTTACATTTGTTATATCATCATAAATTATACTCGATCCACAGCTAGATCTAGATGATATTGGAGCTTAATGGCAATGAACAATATCCTTGACATTATACTAGTTGAACTCGAAGTTCCTAGCTAATAATACGAGTCATACTAGGGACACAAATGAATCCCATAAAGGGATCCCACAAACTAATGTGTCAccacattaattaattttttttcctattggTTGTCGCTCTTTTCTCCTTTCCTCAGTCTATCCCTAAACTTAGTCCCtgcattttttgtgttttccaCTTTGTCATCCCTGCATTTAGctggtaaataattttttttcattttttttcgcACTTCGTGTCCCCACTCCTATATACATCCTTGAGACAATATTTTCCCATTCCTTTTTTTTACCTTGTCGACGACCATTGTTTCATGATCATTGACGTTGGTATTTTTACTGTTTTTGTTAATGAACAATGGGAAGACAACATTAACGTTGGTCCAAGAGTCATGAACAATACCAAAAATGTAGCATCAAAATCAAGATCaaactcaaaatgaaaaatcCAGATGAAAAGCGAAGCATCAAAATAAGGAgagcaagattttttttttcatgtttctgGTACAGATCACCAGCTTCCAAAAATGGAGAGACAAGAATttgagcgagagagagagagagagagagagagagagagagagaggggaagggGGAGGGAAACTTGTGTGTGCAGTAAtgaaaagaacaataaaaatgaaatgatacCTCAGTGTGAAGAATTTTTGTGTGGAATTATATTGTGTCTCTAGTagttttctaataatattattggAATTCAACATGAGATATTcatgatctattttttttttttttttggaggaacATGAGATCATGATCTAGTACTGCTTTTAAGTGCTTCAAACTCCTAAAAAAGAATATGATCTCAACGTATAAATTAAGTACTTGTGGTGTTAATTTCAAAGCTGCGAtcctatatataatagatagGGACGTTGGCCGGGTGCTGATCATCATAATCTCctttttaagttttcaaatttcatttcaCTATAAATCATCCGTGAAGTGATCTTCTGTTTTTTTAATAGGCGCCAGTAATTAGgaagaaaggaaattaaacttatctaattcataaaaaaaaaaaaaaagaaaaaaaagaaaaaggaaatgattATTTATGTTGATacgttaagaatataatttaaataattaaattttctttttcttattagtTTATTTAAGCTTTTGACGTACCGGAGAAATAATCATCGGTCCCACGTACGCGGATATTCTCAAAAAGAATGATTCAAAATGCAGTACTGGCTGGCAGTTAATTGGGAGCACGTACGTAATATCCATCGATCTCCCTCCCAACTAAAGCAACCCGGCCCCTCCATATGGCATATACAACCAAGATCAGAATAATTTCTATACGTTTATAAGATGATCAGTACTCGATATCATATCCCGTTTGCTACAATATTAGGAAAATGATGGGCACAAGCAACCTAATTAATGGTGTAAGAATTCCTCTATACAAGCACATGCGCGCCCTGCCGGAGAAAATTCaatgtaattaataattataaaataaataaacaagtaattataatatttataacatTAATGAATCCTTATAGGATATGATCAACGTATTGATCATCACATGATCACTGGTATTTTTCTCTCGTgtttataatcttttaattagaCTAACTTAAGGAATTAGTCAACTATTAAGTCCACCCAAATCCATGTTAAAAACTAGAAATTATAAACATATCTAGCGAGACATGTTGCTGCAAGCCTGCATGTCAATGGGTTGACCTTTGCACGCATTTTATCAGCTGTCACAGAGATCACGTAAGGGTCGGTTATTATCATTATCCTGGCCTGCATGTCTGGAATTGCCTTCTGGATTAAGTTTGTATATTTATGGGTGTGTAAAATAGAACGTGCTAATCcgttgacatatatatatatatatatagtactacaaAGAACAAGCCGATGTAGGGGGTTGAGCAGTCTATAATTACCCATAAAGTTCCTTTCACACGTACGTTTGCCagcttctttttattattatttattattgttgttattattattattattattatgaataatgatatatgcaaACCCAGCATGTATTAGTCTCCCacaagtcttttataaaaaagtatatcTTATTATGAAAAAGCatgaaaaatttacttttctATGACGACGGACtctacttttttaataaaagatttgTGCAAGacttatacatttagaacttatcattataattactctattattatatatcaAAGCTCTAAATTAATTGACTACTTATAAAAATCACCGCGCGCACTTTTGCGGAAGTTGAGGAGAATCTGGCCTTGAGATCGATTCTCGATACAGAAAGTCCAGCAATCGTCTTGGCATCGAAGGaatattacacaaaaataacaatGGAGGGAAACATGGAAAAACAACATGAATGAGGCTTTCTTTCTACATGATCTGCAGTACCAAAGAGTCTTTTGTTGGAACTTGGACTAGATGATCAATGAACTAATTAGGTCACAAAACCAATggaaaattttaacaaaatgaaTGAATTAGCAGCATAATTAATTTGTTGGGGTATTAATTCTAGGCCGGAAAGATAGAATCTGATCACATGGaataataacaacaaattaaaaagaagtaAACGCCCATAAACAATTACATTAATCTGGTTTGATTGGTGAAAAAAATGCCACCGGCAGGCACATAAAACAATTACCAAGTGTACAGCATGTTGTTTTGTTGACTTGGACGTACAGACAgcgagatgaattgaaggttaCACAATCTAAGACCGATCTCTTTTCCAACGAGTTGCTTAATTTCCTAAATATTGTCTCTACTATGCATGTATAATAGGCAATTAATTAGCCAGCGCCAGGCAAGAGTCAGTTATTTGACttttaaataactaattaaACATATAAATCTTCAGATCAAATTTGGGGTTGAGCAATTTAAGGCCCCATTTGAACTTGGATTGAATTGAGATCAACTTAGTTTAGTCTAATTTTTATAAGTTGAGTCTAACATTCAAACACCCAACTCTTAAATCactaaactcatttcaactcaaaacctctttacatgTAGGGctcataacttttttcaactttctataaatatatttaaactccttttaacatctaaacacatttaaactcatcttaggtagGTCTCACAAAACTTACTCTACCATCTCAATTCACTACTACTTATAAagaattcaactcatctcaactcagcttaacatccaaacagagTTTTAAAACCTTCAGTgggtgatttttatttatttatttatcattaaatCTCACCAATAACTAGTGATATTCAGAAGTTGTTGTTGATCATCAAGcttgtagtaatttttttaaaaaaaaataacttaaaagaCTTCACTATATCAAAATAGCGTGGGAAAAGCACcttgttattatttaaaattttaaataccgGAAAGTtttttgtacaaaaaaaaaggttcaaagGAACAATTAGTAAAGCAATATggtttttaaaagtttttgacGTATTCCCAATTTCCCAGATCTCATTTGAAAGTTGTGGCCtctgaaattaaaatcaaagagAGTTTGTGCCATCCACTAGCATTATTTTGGGTCTCACATTTTCTTGCTAGGCCCATACAAGGCCCACGAGGTGATCTATAGGCTACGTGAAGGGACATAAGCCTTTAGATAAAGGGCCCATTACTCAGTTTTAACTCGTGTCTTATCCATAAAAACGCATTATACACGATTTCAGATCAAGAAAGATCgttctaccaaaaaaaaaatggacaaaGAAAGATCACTTAAATTTTGTTGGGATTTTCAATTGTTCcatacaaaaacaaacaaactatTACAGTGATTTCTAAATTTGTGTTTTGAGAATAGAATTCAAAGCAAAGCTTTATGTTTCACAATTCATAGATCGAAACACTTATGAAGAAAAGGAACTACAACAGCAAATCACACTAACAGGTATTATGAAGATATTTTGATCCAATCACTCCATTCATGTGGTGACTGCATCAGACAAAACTCAGAAAACAGGAAACGCTACACTCTATTTAAGTAGCTTAGTTTAGTGGTAAGCTTCAGTTAATTTTCCTGCAATTAGTACGTATTTGGCCACTGCTTCCTGTGAGAGggctaaggttccccatcttcACCATGGCATTGGCAAAATCAGCTTTGAAAGTTGCGGGGTTGTTGCTGTAAGTGGTGACCTGAGAGTCTGTGGAGCCGCCATTGAAGAGCTGTTGGTCCGAGTGCATGAGTCCCTTACTATTCAGCAAGTTCTTGAAATAAGCATTATCAAAGGCGACAGGGGTAGTGACATCTAGGGGGGCAAGGTTGTCATCTCCACCGGTGCTTGTACAGTTTGATTTTAATGATGTTGCATATGCTGAATCGATGTTTGTCTCGTTATAGATACGTTCCCGGAAAATCACGCACCTGACTTGGCCTATTGTGTGAGCTCCTAtttatgggaaaaaaaaaaaaaagatgagaaaaagaTGTAAGAATTAATTGATTCAAGTTCCATGAAACTGAGAGAAACTCTGTTATTTGACTCAAAAATTAGTACTGATTTTAGTGACATAATGCAGATCTCAGCTACTTTGAAAATGGTCAAATGACAGATATGATGCCTATTGAATGGTTGTTTAAAGTAAGCATCTGTCTCCATCCTAAATGTACTCTGAAATAATTCAGCGCATAGGAAATTGAATTGTGTATGCTCACCTGcgatttgagaaaaaaagaaaagaaaattgttttgCTATGTTTTACCTGAGAGAGCTACCGTTTCTTTTTCAGTAAATCCTTTATTGGAGAAGCTAGATATAAGGTCACTGAGGTCCATCCCCGGAGAGGGCATTTCAGTGTTTGCTTCCGCAAAACCTGCTGTGGTCGAGTCTCTTCTGCCTAATTGAACTGTCCATGAAGGCCCCCCTAACTGGAGAAATAGAGACCATTTGAGATTAGTACACTTGCAATAAGATATAACCTTCTTGTATGATTTTCAATGTGTTACAATACATAAACTCTGGCTTCCGTATCCAGAAACTGGGAGCAGATTTTAGTTTTGGCAGATTTTAGAATTTGGGAAGCGATGATACTGTTAACCCTTAATAATTCTCATAATTCATACTCTTCCCctcatgcattttaattttacttactGCAACAACAGAATCACGGGCTGCAACAGCTAGGATATCTGCACAGGAAACAACTCCAGGGCAAATACTTTCCACTTGAGACTTCATGGTATCTATTTCTTCATAGCCCCTCAAAGAATTTGCGTTTGGGCCTGCTGTCTTCTCCCCAGTGAAATTTGCGGTGTCATCTAATAGAACAGACGCATCACATCCCTGTTTAAGCCACAAGAAAATTCATCAGTCATAGCTGCAAGACGAAATCTACTGTGAAGAAAATTATAAGCAGGAGTGATTATTTCAGTCCCAATGAAAACGAAGTATGATCTATGCATTTATGCTTATATATATTGGACATGCAAGCAAGAATTGCATGTTTTTTATGTAAAGTATCATGGAATATAGGGTGTTGGAGTACCATGTAAGGTTGTATGCATGcatatgcatgtgtgtgtttgtgtgcgCGTGTGTGTAACTTCATCATATAGTGGCAGAGTGCATGTGCATGTACGGTTCTGTGTATATGCGTGTGcaagaaagggagggaaaaagagaGGGCGCTAGAGAACATGCATTGATAAAACAGTCGTGGAAATGGAGGCGAAGCAAAGAGGCCCCCATGCGATGCTCCTTGGAGACCGCATTATTCACAGCAGTTCTAATGGTAGATAGGGCTCTCGGGCATGTTGTTGCATAGTAATTCGAGGATAATTGCCCAAAGGCTCCTCCACCAAACAGTAGGAAGAATGCAAAGAAGCAGAATATGTTTGAGTGCAAGTGAAATCCCATAGTTCAAAGAAGCTGAGAGACCACAGAGAAGTTAGAGCTTTTGATTCGTGTTTTGGCCTTGAATGCATGAAGCTGTATTTATAGAGGAACATTACTTAGACTCTCAATTTGCTCATGGTCCTAGGTCAAagttcctttaaaaaaattgaaaaaaataataataataaagagggAAGGAATGTGTGTTACGCCTCCACTAAACATCTTGGTTGTATTTTATCCAAACCTaccatgcatatatacatgatGCATTGGCCTCTTGATGGTTATTGAGGTTATGGAATGGTCAGCTCCAATCCTGTcgttgaaaaagagagagacaatttcaaataaaacttatatACGAAAGCCACGGATTCAAATCCCCCAAACTCTAGGGGATCCAAATTCCTAAGCTCCTAACTCCTGGCCACCAACTTGTGGCCAACTCTTTTCCAAAAGCAGTGCTTGCGTTTAGGCCTCAATATTGGATCagggttttaacttttaagacTGCTATATTGTTCTAAAGAGTAATGTAATACACCACACCACCATTCCACTATGtaaaatgtgacatatttatcatcattggaTAATAAAGAATTATCTAATAGAGGCTCATCCaatggtgataaatgtgtcacattttATATAGTGGGATAAAAGTGAGATGTTGGTgtggtgtataaaattttccttatTTCTAAAGGAGGCAACTGAacccttattttattttatttatttgtttcacACAAATTGTCTGAGAACTGAAAAAACCTAAGGGCATGTCTCTGCGAGGAGCTGCTGCGTTGACAAATGCTGTGGTAGGTGAAAAGTGTGTGAACGTATTTGTGATAGGAATCTTATTGGTCAACCAAAACAAAGGCTCATACATCTTTATTCTCTTGACCTTTGCACCGAGATATCTTGATTTGGAAGCCATCTATTTTGCGAATCCCCCAAACTTTAGAATCTTCCAACTTTTGTCGGAGAATGGAGATTTTTAACAGCTTCGAAAGGGTCGTTATAGACTAATGATAATCTCTGAGAACTAAACGGCAACAAAGTCTAAAAGGTTTATATTAGGCTTGCCATATTGGAGTAATGAAGATGTCTGACGAAAGATCTGTTCAAAATTTTCCTCTTTGGAGACCGCACATTTGACAATTGGGCTTATTAAATTGTTCTGAAGTTAGGACTAAGGAAGATAATCAAGCAAGGTAGCATAAGCAATTATTATAAGTTTGGGGAATGGGGCTGTCACGCTTTAGACCATATATGGGAACTACAACCTCACTCAATTCTTAAGCCGTTTCTTATTTTGACAGGAATAAGTGCCAACTTCTTAACTTTTTGAATTATTGCAGCAAATACCACCGAAATGTGTTTGTTCAATGTTGAAACTCTCACTCCTCCTATAAGGTTTGGTAAATGAGACGTTTTGAGTTTCCATGGGACAGTGATATTAGGGGTGCAAGACTCGTTCATGCTCGTTATCCGTATGTACAGGCTGAGATTGCTCAAATTAACCATCTCGAAGATATAGCACTCATTGATGGGACTAAGGTCAGATTGTGGCTCCACCAATCTAGAGGGAACGACTCATGGGAGTTCCCGACATGCTCGGGCATTATCTATCAACTGTTGAATGTTCTCTCCTTCCATTTCTAAACCATATAAAGCTAACATCGTGCTAACTTTTACAttaaatttagaaataattaaTGAATATAGACACAAACGTTTTtacaattctttttataattttttttttttgtaaaataattaactattttataacttaatttataaaaataatctaaatttaaaacacaactgTAAAGAAAGTCTTAAGAAACAAACGTTAAGCCCCTGGTTTCATGCGATGGTTTTGTACTAGTCTACACATAGTATTGACAACAAGGTGTTGTCGAGGGCtagaatttttcaaacttttatcattataatgATTAAAGTAGTTCTAGAATTGGGAATTCCTCGGCGTCGTTGAATGTGAGAAACTAATTTGACATATGTACTCTTTTCCATTGATACAAGTGAGTTGACAatttacaaaacaaaataatatggaCAGGGGGGAAGCTCTGGGAATGTGGACGGAGCTTGAACGGTTTGAAGGCGAGGATAACTTCATTTTTCAGGTAGTTTcgagagaaaaataaatgcataaaatgaattttgtaaTATCTACTAAACATTTAATACTTTCTAAATTCTTTC includes:
- the LOC122291406 gene encoding cationic peroxidase 1-like yields the protein MGFHLHSNIFCFFAFFLLFGGGAFGQLSSNYYATTCPRALSTIRTAVNNAVSKEHRMGASLLRLHFHDCFINGCDASVLLDDTANFTGEKTAGPNANSLRGYEEIDTMKSQVESICPGVVSCADILAVAARDSVVALGGPSWTVQLGRRDSTTAGFAEANTEMPSPGMDLSDLISSFSNKGFTEKETVALSGAHTIGQVRCVIFRERIYNETNIDSAYATSLKSNCTSTGGDDNLAPLDVTTPVAFDNAYFKNLLNSKGLMHSDQQLFNGGSTDSQVTTYSNNPATFKADFANAMVKMGNLSPLTGSSGQIRTNCRKIN